The DNA region TGAACTATGATGTGTATGATCTTGAACTGACAGCAGTCAAGGAAAACACTGAGCTGAAAAAATTGCTGATTGAAACATCCAGCAAATCAATCATAGTGATTGAAGACATTGACTGCTCTCTTGATCTTACAGGCCAAAGGACAAAgacgaaaaaagaaaaagttgagAACGGAAGCGAGGTAACACTATCTGGGATGTTGAATTTTATTGATGGGATTTGGTCAGCATGTGGGGGAGAGAGGATCATCATTTTCACAACCAACTTTGTGGACAAACTTGATCCTGCTCTCATTAGGAGAGGGAGGATGGACAAGCACATAGAAATGTCCTATTGCAGCTATGAAGCTTTCAAGGTGCTTGCCAAGAACTACTTGGGTATTGATGACGATTCACATAGCTTGTTTCCCATTATTGAGAAGTTGTTGGGAGAGACCAATATGTCACCTGCTGATGTTGCTGAGAATCTGATGCCAAAGACAACCACTGAAGATTCTGATACTTCCTTGCAGAAACTGATTCATTCTCTTGAGAATGCTAAGGAGGAGgccaagaagaaggaagaggaggAAGCAAAGTTGAAGGCTGAGAAAGATAAACAAGAGTTGGCTCAAGAGGAAGAGGTGTAAAGTAATGGAAAATCTGGGGAAGAGGTGTAAGAGAATGGCACCACCCACTAATTGGGATTTGGATGTGCTGATGCATGCATTGATTGCGTCTTCTTAGCTAGTATAATGGAAATAATTATGTTGACACCCGAATTCAAACCACACCTAGAGAGAGAAATAATGATATGATTAGTGATGTAAAATGTTTCAtatctaaaaaaataagaatgaaaagataaattggATATCAATATATATGAAATGTTTCTGATATGATCTATACAGTCAGCAACAACAACCAATACAACACAGGCAGAGAAATTTTCTACAGCAATGGAAAGATAAATTGGAAACAACAGAATCAAAGAGAGTGTACCTATGATAATTCCAGAGTGTCTAAGAGCAATATGAATCAATGGATTCAGAATCTCTTCACTgtaaacaagaaaaaaatacattagATGAGTTCAGAGTTCCTCTCTATCCTTTTTGCACACAATTAATTTGATGCAAATATGAGATTTCTCATATATATTTTGGAAGAATCAGTGAAAATAACAGCTTATCATAGCATCTCGATCGCCACATGCTAAAATAACTAGAAAAATTGCTTAACTTATCTTTCATATTCTGGAGTACAACTCAAAATGAGTTGCTAAAATTCATGAGCCCAACAACACTTCTCAGAATGTTGGAGTGATTTTTCTTCATGggaaatcacaaacaatccatGCAAGAGTAGAAATGAAAGATTAATAAGATGGAAGATAGGAATCTACGTTAACGTCATCATGTTGAGCTAAATTGGATTTTGCAACAGATCAGTATTCTGCAACTCCAAGTGCATAGCGGCCAACAATTTCACTTTTACTAAAAACGAAAGCGAGTTATATAATTGTTTACTTTCCAGAttctaataaaaataaaactacaTTGCAATCATGCTCAAGAATTGACAGACTCAGTATATTGATTGTTAGCTAACTAACTACTAGTGCTAACAGCAAAATAACTATTGGAAAAGATAATATTAAACCTAATATTTACTATATAGTTATCTGCACTACATTTTATCACACAAAATTATTGACTCATACTGATACCAAGCTAACATACTTATAATTCACATGCTTACAAAGCTGTAATAACAGATATGAGAATGGAAGAACCAttccaagttttttttttttccatttctgCATTGATTTAGACAACACAATTTAATTTCATACCCATTTTGTGATCTCACTCCAACAGAAAGAATTGAAACAGCATATAATTGTGAATGAAAAATGAATGTGGCTGTGGTTCTTCTTTAAGTTAGGGTTTCATGATTggtgaatgaaaaataaatgtgCAGAAAGAAGAGAACAAGTTACCTGATGAATGAAGTAGCGAAGGAATCAATAAGCAGAAATTTCCATGGTGAGCATTATGGAACGGCGTGAATTGGTGGAGTATAGAGGAGAAGGGAGAGCGCACTACAGTGGCGGTTAAGTACCAATAAAATGCCGGGAAAAAGTaactgttttttattttgtagttaAGATTTTTACCGACCTTTATTCGTGAGACCTGTTAGGGAGATGATGAGGAGCCCAAACCCAAAGGACCAATATGCCCAAAGAAACCAACAGGATTTGTTTATCTTCTCTACTAGTTTAGTTTGAGACTTTGTTTTTTTAGGTGATAAAGCCTACTTACTTTTGTGGGAAGTACTAATTCTAATATGACCGGAGATATTGATTATAGAAAATCCACTTCATGCTACTTGATTAAATTTGCAAGGGTAATAGTGACATGATAATCTAGATTGCAAAGGTGTGTTGAATTGTTTACTGGTAAGGTAGAGTTTGTCCCATTACATATGCATTCCAGGAATTTCTCTAGTTGAAGAAATTCTTGTAGGAGCTTGGTTTTGTCCAAGACAAATACTTGCTATTTTGGGATAGTCAAAGTGCAATTCATCTTGGTAAGAATTCAACTTTTAATTCTAAGTCCAAACACATTGATGTGAGGTGTAATTGGATACGTGATGCATTGAATGCTTGGTTGATGGAATGAGACAAAGTTCATATGATAATAATGGTGCTAAAGCATTCTCGAGAAGCAAGTTTGAAACTTGTTATGAGATCTTCGGTTTGGCGGTCATCTCCATATAGTTGTAAGGGGGAGATTTGTTAGAGGTCTTTTGGGCTCTCTTCCTATATGGAGAAATACCCAAATATGTCAAGCTCACTTATCTCGCTCTAGTGGAAATAGGTCAGACCAACAACAGTGattcctgtttttttttttcctgatatGCTCAATTCTCTATTTCATGATGTCGCCTTGTTTTTGGCTTGTTGTTGAACACGATTTGTGTTGTGATTTAATTTGTACCTTTATTTTGATTACAATGAAATTTGATTGACCGACTTGTACATGTGGTTTTATACTTCTCACAGTGAGACTATTTTTCTACTTTAAAATCTTATTGTCTTTTCTTTTTGTGATTTTTAGTTGTTGCGAGTATTTATCATTGCTCTTcacaaattgttttttttttgcagtaCTTCACAAATTGTTACAAGTTAAGGAAATTATTTTCCACTAAGTCATTTTTTATTATGTTGAATTTCTCATCAACAACCTCCCTGGCCGAATGCATAATAATccaaggaaagaaaacaaaagtaaaaaagaTACATGTGAATGTGAACAAGGAGTACTGGGTCAAGTCAACGAACAATAAGTGCAGTTGCAGTTGGTGACAATTTTGGCTTTTGCTTATTAGCAATGTTGAGTAATTTCTCTCCCATCACTTGGATATCTCTCTTGTGTGGTGTTAAATGTGAATACAACTTGTTGAAAATTGTCCTACCTGCTTCAACATACGACAAAGCAGGGAGGCAATTTCCAATGCTTGATGACGAAGCTTCCTTGTAAGTTCTTGCTTAtaatctttgaaaaaaaaatggagtgATTTTCCTAGTAACCAAGTACTAAAAATCAATGAAACTCAACATGGAATCTTAACAACACAAGATCTGAGAAACAAAACCAAACCACTTTATATAAACCACACTCAACCAAGACCAAAAACACATAACATTAACCATGAGGGAGCTATGGTCTCAAATGGGGTCACTCATGGCCTCAGCTGTGTTCCTCTACACCATCTTCGAACGTTTCTTCCCTCGTCACTTCCGTGACCACCTTCAAACCTACACAACAAAACTCACAAACCTCTTCTACCCTTACATCCAAATCACCTTCCCTGAGTTCACAGGTGAAGGACTCAAAAGAAGTGAAGCATACACTGCAATCCAAACATATCTCAGTGCAAATTCATCTCAAACAGCTAAGAAACTCAAAGCTGAGGTGGTCAAAAACAGCCAAACCCCAATAGTTCTCAGCATGGATGATAATGAAGAGATCACAGATGAGTTTGAAGGTGTTAAACTCTGGTGGCGTGCAAGTAAAACAAGCACAAATCCACAGCAATTTTCATTCTCTTATCACCCTCCACCAGATGCTAAAAGGTACTACAAACTCACCTTCCACAAGAGTCATCGTGAGATTATAACTAGGCAGTATATCAAACATGTTTTGGATATGGGGAAGGAGATAGAAACTAGGAACAGGCAGTTGAAGCTGTATACCAACAATCCTAGTAGTGGTTGGTATGGTTACAAATCTTCTAAATGGAGTCACATAGTGTTTGAGCACCCTGCAACTTTTCAGACACTTGCAATGGAGGGGAGCAAGAAAGAAGAGATATTGAAGGATCTTGTGAAATTCAAAGGAGGGAAGGAGTATTATGCTAAGATTGGTAAGGCTTGGAAGCGTGGTTATCTTTTGTATGGTCCTCCGGGGACAGGGAAATCGACCATGATTGCCGCGATTGCGAATTTCATGAACTATGATGTGTATGATCTTGAGCTGACTGCTGTTAAGGACAATTCTGAGCTGAGGAAGCTGCTGATTGAGACGCCGAGTAAATCGATTATAGTGATTGAGGATATAGATTGTTCTCTTGATCTTACTggccagaggaagaagaagaaagaaacaagtGAGGATGATGAAGGGGTGAAAGATCCTGCTAagaaagctgaagaagaagagaaaaagggcAGCAAGGTAACACTATCTGGGCTGTTGAATTTCATTGATGGGATTTGGTCAGCATGTGGGGGAGAGAGGATCATCATTTTCACAACCAATTTTGTGGATAAGCTTGACCCTGCTCTCATTAGGAGAGGGAGGATGGATAAGCACATAGAATTGTCCTATTGTTGCTTTGAAGCATTCAAGGTGCTTGCCATGAACTACTTGGATGTTGACTCACACCATTTGTTTGCTAGAATTGGGAATCTGTTGGAAGAGACCAATATGACACCTGCTGATGTTGCTGAGAATCTCATGCCTAAGTCTATTGATGAAGATGTAGAAACTTGCTTACAGAGTTTGATTACGGCTCTTGAGACGTCGAAAGAGGAAGCAAGGAAAAAGGCAGAAGAGGAAGCAGGGTTgaaggaagagaaagagaaggaagGGCCTACACAGATGGAGGAGAAAATCAGTGAAAAAACCACAAAAGATGTGAAGGAGAATGGTTTTCATTGATTAAGTATTTGGATTAACAATATGTAATTGAGCTAGTTAGATTTAGTAGTTGATGATGTATTATACTACCAGTACCACTACTACTGCTAGTACTGGAAACATCTACCAAATTTATGAAATGTATTTTCTCCACTAAATAGCATTACTGTTGTGTTGTTCTATCTCTGTTTTTCTTGTCTTTtggtctttcatttttttttcaggaaACAAATTGGATCATTCCATTCATgacttttggagattttaat from Lotus japonicus ecotype B-129 chromosome 2, LjGifu_v1.2 includes:
- the LOC130739316 gene encoding AAA-ATPase ASD, mitochondrial-like — translated: MRELWSQMGSLMASAVFLYTIFERFFPRHFRDHLQTYTTKLTNLFYPYIQITFPEFTGEGLKRSEAYTAIQTYLSANSSQTAKKLKAEVVKNSQTPIVLSMDDNEEITDEFEGVKLWWRASKTSTNPQQFSFSYHPPPDAKRYYKLTFHKSHREIITRQYIKHVLDMGKEIETRNRQLKLYTNNPSSGWYGYKSSKWSHIVFEHPATFQTLAMEGSKKEEILKDLVKFKGGKEYYAKIGKAWKRGYLLYGPPGTGKSTMIAAIANFMNYDVYDLELTAVKDNSELRKLLIETPSKSIIVIEDIDCSLDLTGQRKKKKETSEDDEGVKDPAKKAEEEEKKGSKVTLSGLLNFIDGIWSACGGERIIIFTTNFVDKLDPALIRRGRMDKHIELSYCCFEAFKVLAMNYLDVDSHHLFARIGNLLEETNMTPADVAENLMPKSIDEDVETCLQSLITALETSKEEARKKAEEEAGLKEEKEKEGPTQMEEKISEKTTKDVKENGFH